The Deltaproteobacteria bacterium region GAGACTTCTAAGTTGCTCTTGCCAAGTTTGCGCTTTTGCATTGTTCCTCCTACAACTGTTGAGGATCGAACCATTTCGCAAAGTATAGAGTTTCGGGTGGCCCAAAGCTTGCCTGAAACTACAAAGTTTATGCTTATTTCTCCAAATGTGTATGCCTATTCCTCTCGTGCTGCGGTTCTGCAGGGGCATCCTGAAGCAACAGCAGGCAGGAGGGTAGGAACAGGCGGATACAAAAGGCAGACGGTCTGATGGAGTCTGCCGCATCTTGTGTGAAAGGGAGCGCTGAAGGCTGAGTGGAGAGGAAGGTCTATTGCTCAAGCGAGGAAAATTCTCTGTAATGCAAGGACGCTCCGCCTACGGAGAGAAGAATATGGACCTCACGATCCTACTAGAACCTGCCGAAGGACAAAGATATCGCGCGCTCTGCGGCTTCCCATTCGATGTGGAGGCCGAAGGTGCTTCACGCGAGGAGGCACTAGGCAAGTTACGTGAGCAGATCGAGCACAAGATTCGCTCCGGTGCTGAGATCTTGACGCTCGAAGTTGATGCAACTGAGCATCCCTGGAAGCGATTTGCTGGGACATTGAAGGATGATCCCTTGTTCGAGGAATGGGTCCAGGCTATGGCTCAGCACCGTGCAAGCATCGATGACGACCCGAACGCATCATGAGTCTCTATGTCCTTGATACTGACATCCTGAGCTTGTACCGGCGCGGCCACGCAGAGGTTGTCCGGCACACACTTACGCATCCCCCTGAAGCCTTAGCGATCACCATTATCACCGTCGAGGAACAGCTGTCTGGTTGGTACACACTGTTACGCCGTACCAAAACCTCGTGGACATGGCTCCGGTCTACGATCGATTGGCAGAGACCGTAGCGTTCCTGAGCCGCATTCGTCTCCTCTCGTTTACGGAATCAGCAATCACTCATTATGAACGATTGCAAGCCTTGAAGCTTCGCATCGGCACGATGGACCTACGCATTGCGGCAATCACTCTTGCCCATGATGCCACGTTAGTCACGCGTAATATCCAAGACTTCCAACTCATCCCTAACCTCAGAATCGAGGACTGGGCAGCGTAATCTGTAGTCACGCTACGGGCAGTACTCCCGACAAGATTCCTCCAAGAGAACGAGCAATGACACATATTGTCAGCACCGCGAGCGTAGAACACTATCAATGGGGCGAAAACTGCGACGGCTGGCATCTGCTCAAACGTGACGATGTCAGCATCATTCAAGAACGCGTCCCTCCCGGAGGAGCCGAAGTGCAGCATTTGCACCGCCACGCTCGCCAATTCTTTTTCGTCCTGAGTGGCGAGGCAACACTGGAAATCAACGCACTGACGTTTGTGTTGCATGCGCAAGACGGGATCGAAGTGCCACCAGGTGTTCCTCATCAATTCAGCAATGAGTCAGCGAGCGAGGTCGTGTTTTTAGTCGTCTCCTGGCCGCCGAGTCACAGGGATCGCGAAATGGCATAATTGCTCAGGTGTTCAGAGGCTGTATCGTGCAACCCACGCGCCGTAGAAATACGCGGTAAAGAAACGTTCCATCTCGACAAAACCGGCGGTCGCGAGTAGTGCTCGCAGGCTCTCTTCTGAAGCAAAACTCACAACCGATGACATCGTCTGCGCGCGTTGTTCGATCTCGTCGGCGTAAATCCGCTGGTAATAGTTGTCCATGTCGGTGGGTTGTAAGCGGCGCAGCACCAGACGCGCGGTTTCTATGGTTGTTATACTTGATCTCCTCATTCACCAACCCTCCGATCTTGAGCATACTAGGCAATGGCGAGAGCGCCAAAACGAGCCGGGGGCTAAATCAGACCACAGGGGATTGGCACAGTCGTTGACACAAATCCCCCCGCGCGGCGCGCGGCCCCCTTTACGAAAGGGGGCATTTGGGTTCCCTCCTTTGAAAAAGGAGGGACAGGGAGGATTTCACAGCGAGGGTTACAGTGTACGAATGTTCTGTGGTTCGATTTAGGTAGGAGAATAGGGAGAGTACCACCAGAAAGAAAGGGATATCAACTGTAAGAACGTTCTGGCCGTCTGCGATGACTTCCCGTCCGGGTCCTAACTTGCGGTGAGTAGGGTGAATCCTATAGCTCCTGCAGAAGCACTCTTGCCTCTTTGAGAGCCGCCGTGTCAAACCCTTCAGTGAACCAACTATAAATCTCCGTCAACATCCGTCTCGCCTCCGCATTTTTCCCCTGGCGCTGATACAGCCGGCTCAGGCTTGTCACCGCCTGTAACTCCAACGTCTTTGCCTGCTGTTGGCGCGCAGTAGCCATAGCGCGCTGAAAACACATTTCTGCTTCCGAGTAGAGCCGGGCTTTGGACTTGAAGCCGTGCACTTTCTGCTTGAGGAATAATTCTCCCTGCAGGCGATAGAGTTCCGCCTCGTAGGCTCGCTCTCCAGTTCTGTGCACGGTAGCCAGCGCTTCGCCCACTACTGTCAGCCCTTCCTCTACTTGCCCCACTTCCTCATAGGCCTTCGCCAGTAGCGCAAGAAAGGAGGTGCGTGCAAACTCTGCTCCCGTAGACTGGTACGCAGCAAGACTCTGGCGTACCTGGGATAGTTCCCTTTTTTCTTGCCCTCGCTCCGCCAAGGCCAGCTCTCGCAGGACAGTCCCCCACGCCGAGAAGAGCGCAGACCCCTGTTCAGTACAGAGCGCAATGGCTGCCTCTGCTCGTTCCTGGGCTACTTGATCCTCGCGGCGGAGAGCATGGAGTAGGGCTGCTACGTCTAGAGCCCACGCCATGCTAAAGGGGTAAGCCCGTTCTTGAGCGAGGGCGAGGGCTTGGTGGCTTTGCGCTAAGGCTTGGTCCGGATACCCAAGATGCCACAGAATAAGGGCGAGCAGGTTCTTGCAAGACACCCCAGGATCCCGTCCATAGAAAAGCGGACTGGAGTCATGCGGCTGAAGGCTATAGAGGGTTAGCCCCTGTTCTACGTGCTCTCGAGCAGCGTCAAATTCTCCCAGCCAGAACAAGGTAAACCCGAGGACATAGTGGGCTTCGATCAGCATTGTTGGGTCTTGCGCGTCTTGGGCTAGGTGCAAGAGCTGCTCTTCGAGTGCGCGCGCTGTCTGATACTCCGCTCGCGTATCATAGAACCCGCATAAGCCTCGCAACACAAGGGGGCGTAGAAGAGTTTCTCTGAGTTGTTGGCAAAGTTCGAGCGCTCGCGTATACGTCGCCCCTACTGCCGGAGCAGGCCAACCGTGCAAGGTGACCAGCGACGCACCCAGCGCGATTTGTAATGTCAGCTCTTGCCAGGCGCGCTCTGGGATATCGGGCAACGCCTTAAGCAGCTCTAGCCCCTTGGTCAGATGCCCGACTGCTTCCTGATTCGCATACTGTCGGGTCGCTTTCTCTGCTGCCTGTGCAAAATACTGGACCGCCCGCTGAGAGTCCCGCCCGCGCTCAAAATGCATCGCTAATTCGGCGGCAATCTCCCAGGCACGACTGCCGTATGCCTGCTCTTCTCGCTCACCAATCTGCCGATGCCAACGGCTGCGCCGCGCGACCGTGATCCGATCGTACAGGACGTCCTGATACACGGAGTGAATGAAACTGTAGTGCGC contains the following coding sequences:
- a CDS encoding type II toxin-antitoxin system VapC family toxin; its protein translation is MVHTVTPYQNLVDMAPVYDRLAETVAFLSRIRLLSFTESAITHYERLQALKLRIGTMDLRIAAITLAHDATLVTRNIQDFQLIPNLRIEDWAA
- a CDS encoding cupin domain-containing protein, whose amino-acid sequence is MTHIVSTASVEHYQWGENCDGWHLLKRDDVSIIQERVPPGGAEVQHLHRHARQFFFVLSGEATLEINALTFVLHAQDGIEVPPGVPHQFSNESASEVVFLVVSWPPSHRDREMA
- a CDS encoding AAA family ATPase: MRSDQLLFPPFRLDVANEGLWRGTQQVSLRRKTFAVLRYLVEHAHRLVTKEELLAAVWPGIYVGEKGPRVCIREIRQALEDDAAAPQFIETVHGRGYRFLPSITTQPVPSAKLQVASTAFSPASSPQHLAPPLVGRETELAQLHGWLEKALNGERQIIFVTGEPGIGKTTVVETFLDRVAAAGSLWTARGQCVEHYGAGEPYLPMLDALERLCRTEGNEVVYQVLERYAPTWLVRLPWLLSETHQNSIQREEKEATRERMLREMAVALEALTVKAPLVLNLEDLQWSDYSTLELLSFLAQRRDPARLLLVATCRSLEGLESGHPLKTIVQELQLRRRCEELPLDFLTEAEVSAYLAARFPESDLRELARVIYRRTDGNALFMVNMVDYLLAQGLLVAVNGQWQLRGGIETVEVGVPKSLRRLIEQQLERLSPEEQQVLEVGSVTGMEFSAAAVAAGLEAEEEEIEERCEGLARRGQFLRSQGLREWPDGTAAAHYSFIHSVYQDVLYDRITVARRSRWHRQIGEREEQAYGSRAWEIAAELAMHFERGRDSQRAVQYFAQAAEKATRQYANQEAVGHLTKGLELLKALPDIPERAWQELTLQIALGASLVTLHGWPAPAVGATYTRALELCQQLRETLLRPLVLRGLCGFYDTRAEYQTARALEEQLLHLAQDAQDPTMLIEAHYVLGFTLFWLGEFDAAREHVEQGLTLYSLQPHDSSPLFYGRDPGVSCKNLLALILWHLGYPDQALAQSHQALALAQERAYPFSMAWALDVAALLHALRREDQVAQERAEAAIALCTEQGSALFSAWGTVLRELALAERGQEKRELSQVRQSLAAYQSTGAEFARTSFLALLAKAYEEVGQVEEGLTVVGEALATVHRTGERAYEAELYRLQGELFLKQKVHGFKSKARLYSEAEMCFQRAMATARQQQAKTLELQAVTSLSRLYQRQGKNAEARRMLTEIYSWFTEGFDTAALKEARVLLQEL